The Denitrificimonas caeni genome has a segment encoding these proteins:
- a CDS encoding ComEA family DNA-binding protein, producing the protein MRKLIINSILTATLTASSFWVVAAESKAVPAEQIVASIEQSKIDINTADAETLVRELSGIGKAKAQAIIDYREAHGPFATVDELLEVKGIGVAILEKNLNKLSVN; encoded by the coding sequence ATGCGCAAATTAATTATTAACTCAATACTTACTGCAACCTTAACCGCAAGCAGTTTCTGGGTTGTCGCCGCTGAGTCTAAGGCTGTGCCTGCAGAGCAGATTGTTGCGAGTATAGAGCAAAGTAAAATCGATATTAATACGGCTGATGCTGAGACCTTAGTCCGCGAGCTTAGTGGCATCGGGAAGGCTAAAGCCCAAGCCATTATTGACTACCGTGAAGCCCATGGCCCCTTTGCTACAGTTGATGAGTTGCTTGAGGTGAAAGGCATTGGTGTGGCTATTTTAGAGAAGAATTTAAATAAGTTGTCAGTTAATTAA
- a CDS encoding cation acetate symporter has translation MSIKNYAAVAAKSLLGLSLLGLSPLVFAADKPLNVPAISMFFIFVVMTLLITVWAARRTRTTSDFYTAGGGITGFQNGLAIAGDYMSAATLLGFTAMIYMSGVDAYIYMVAFFAGWPIILFLMAERLRNLGKFTFVDITSYRLNQRKIRTMAAISSLVVVCFYLVAQMVGAGQLIRLLFGLEYTLALFIVGGLMIIYVTFGGMVATTWVQIIKACLLLFGGTCVMLLAFSQFDFSYDKLITEASAVHRLGDSLLEPGSLLSDPVTAISMGLGLMFGTAGLPHILMRFFTVSNAKEARKSVLYASVFIAYFFNVIAIMGVAAIVIVGQNTSFFEGGELGAALLGGSNMVAMHLAQAVGGNMLLGFLSAVAFATILAVVAGLALAGATAIAHDLYAEVYKRGNVTEAQELRVTKIATVCLGLVAIVLGMAFEQMNVAFMAALAFGVAASANFPVLILSMYWRNLTTRGAMAGGYGGLFSSVTLVVLSKSVWVDVFGFAEAIFPYTQPALFSMPVAFGLAYIVSMRDQSAAAKAERDAFADQYVRGQTGYGVAAAQQH, from the coding sequence ATGAGTATTAAAAACTATGCAGCAGTAGCGGCTAAGTCTTTGCTAGGCTTATCGTTACTTGGCTTAAGTCCTCTAGTATTCGCAGCAGATAAGCCGCTTAACGTGCCAGCAATTAGCATGTTTTTTATCTTTGTGGTGATGACCCTGTTAATTACGGTCTGGGCTGCACGGCGCACCCGCACCACATCTGACTTCTATACTGCCGGCGGCGGTATTACCGGTTTTCAGAATGGCTTAGCCATTGCCGGTGACTATATGTCAGCAGCAACCTTGCTAGGTTTTACTGCGATGATTTATATGTCGGGAGTGGATGCCTATATCTATATGGTGGCGTTCTTTGCGGGCTGGCCAATTATCTTATTCTTAATGGCCGAGCGTTTACGCAACCTAGGTAAGTTTACCTTTGTGGATATTACCTCTTACCGTTTAAATCAGCGCAAAATTCGCACCATGGCAGCGATCAGCTCGCTGGTGGTTGTGTGCTTTTATTTGGTTGCGCAGATGGTCGGTGCCGGGCAGCTGATACGCTTATTATTTGGCTTGGAATACACGCTGGCGCTGTTTATCGTCGGTGGCTTGATGATTATTTACGTCACCTTTGGCGGCATGGTTGCAACCACATGGGTGCAAATCATCAAAGCATGTTTGTTGTTGTTTGGTGGTACTTGCGTAATGTTGCTGGCTTTCTCTCAGTTCGACTTTAGCTACGATAAACTGATTACAGAAGCCAGTGCCGTGCATCGTCTTGGTGATAGTTTGCTTGAGCCAGGTAGCTTGCTCTCTGATCCAGTGACTGCAATCTCTATGGGGCTGGGCTTAATGTTTGGTACTGCCGGCTTGCCGCATATCTTAATGCGCTTCTTCACCGTATCGAATGCTAAGGAAGCGCGTAAGTCGGTTTTGTATGCCTCGGTATTTATTGCGTATTTCTTTAACGTTATTGCGATTATGGGTGTGGCGGCAATTGTTATCGTTGGTCAGAACACCAGCTTCTTTGAGGGCGGTGAACTGGGTGCTGCTTTGCTTGGCGGTAGCAATATGGTGGCGATGCATTTGGCTCAGGCAGTGGGCGGCAATATGCTGTTAGGCTTCCTGTCCGCAGTGGCCTTTGCCACAATTCTTGCGGTGGTTGCAGGTCTAGCTTTGGCTGGCGCCACTGCAATTGCGCATGATCTGTATGCGGAAGTCTACAAAAGAGGCAATGTGACTGAGGCGCAAGAGCTGCGTGTTACCAAAATAGCCACAGTGTGTTTAGGTTTGGTAGCTATTGTCTTGGGTATGGCTTTTGAGCAGATGAACGTGGCCTTTATGGCGGCCTTAGCTTTTGGTGTTGCAGCCTCAGCGAACTTTCCAGTGCTGATTTTATCGATGTACTGGCGCAATCTGACCACACGCGGAGCCATGGCCGGAGGTTATGGCGGTTTATTTAGTTCGGTGACTTTAGTGGTGTTGTCGAAATCTGTTTGGGTTGATGTCTTTGGCTTTGCTGAAGCAATTTTCCCTTACACACAGCCTGCTTTATTCTCGATGCCGGTTGCTTTCGGTTTGGCTTATATTGTTTCAATGCGAGATCAAAGCGCTGCAGCCAAGGCTGAGCGTGACGCTTTTGCTGATCAGTATGTACGTGGTCAAACAGGGTATGGGGTGGCCGCAGCGCAACAACATTAA